The sequence below is a genomic window from Papio anubis isolate 15944 chromosome X, Panubis1.0, whole genome shotgun sequence.
cctcccaaagtgctgggatttcaggcgtaagccactctgcccagccttcaatttttaagttttgaaaattaatcacatatttattgtttaatttttatcttaacaATGACATTCCACAGGTTTGCTCATGAAAATTTCATGATGTGAAGAAGCTCTGGGCTACATGAAGACTATTGgccattcttatttttatatttatttatttgatacagagtcttgctctgttgccgaggctggaatgcaatggcgcaatctcagctcactgcaacctccacctccctggttcacgtgattctcctgcctcagcctcccaagtagctgcgattacaggtgcccgccaccatgcctggctaatattttgtatttttagtagagacggggtttcaccatgttggccaggctggtctccaactcctgaccttaggtgatccgcccgccttggcctcccaaagtgctgggattacaggtgtgagccaccccgcccagcccattttttagttttaaagtaTTTCCATATGGCCTGTGATCTGTTTGGAAACAAGACATTTACAAAGTCAAGGAAATCATAGTTTGTGTGATCACCCAGGAACCTTGTAGGATATACAGATACTACTGAAGAAAGATAGGAAGGCACTTATTTTAACTCAGAGTCCACCTGATACTCTTAGCACCGCCCTCCAAATTTCATTCTAAATGCAATAAATTCAtcttaatatcttaatttttaatcgAAGCAAAAGCAATACAtgtgtatagtttttaaaaatcaaacagtaGAAAAAAGACATAGAATGAAAAGTAATAAAACTGTCCTTCTCAACTCTTGCATCCCCAAATCAGAAACACAAACTTTACACATGCTTGTTTAGAGATTATACCCCTCTTTTTCAATAGCATGCCTTTATTACTATTTCTTGACTTGATGACATGAGGCATTTTCTGCTGACTTCCTGCCGCCCCCCTCAGCTCTCCTTCCCCCTGAATATAGtcatatcattaatttttaactcTTCTGTTGGCTACCTGGTTCAATGAATAGCAAAGTGGAATGCTCTGATTGGATTTTCTCATCACCGACTCCAGAGTCTTGATCCATGTGCCAATATTCAAACAGATTCCCTTTCTCACACTTTTAGCAACTGCTCAAAATCTGAGGTTGCTTCATATGTGAAACATGAGTTTCTTGcacagtttttaatgtttttccctgtagtttctttctgtcattttttttttcctttgggttgaAGAAATTTATACCTTCCAGAACATGTTATTAATGTCCTCCAGCTTATTATTCAATCCATCTATTGCTTAGAGTTCATTCCATTCAATTGGGTCTATTCACTTCGATTCTAATTGGAAGCTTTGCCTGCTATCTGAGCCATTCTTGTTCAGTTTATCTTTCCTTAGGTTTTTAGTTACCTTTCcccgtttttcttttttttttttcttattgcattcTGTGCCAATTGTCATTTCCTAAAGTTCGCGCTGTTTTGTTTTACGGATGCAAAAACTTCTCAGATATGTTTAaggattttcaaatttttaagctATATTCTGTTCCTTCCAATATTTACTTGAGAGTCAATTTTTCATTCTGTCTTAGACGATTTTGGTTATATTGCAGGCTTTCCACAAATgccgatttttttttctttttttgccaccCATTTATACTAAAAGATGAGGCAATGGAAAGAATGGGTGGCAAGTCTGCATGCACGAGCGGAGTTGGTCGCTTTGCTCTAGGGTGGGTGAGCAGGTGGGTGGAAGTCAGCCATCCTGCCGAGGAGCCCTCAAATGCCATAAAGTTAGTGGCTCTAAATATATACCTGCAGGTGGACGTTGAGAATCACCGAGGCCAGGATGTAGAAGTAGAAGTAGTTCTTGCGCAGCCGCCAGGCCAGGTCGAAGAAGGTGAGCAGCGTGCGAGTGAGCGTCTTGCAGAAGGCGCCGTACGAGCCGCGGGTCCCCTGCGAGCGCGACAGCCGCACCGCCAGGCCAGACAGGGCCGCCGCCGCCATGGACCTGATGCCGCCTCCAACATAGTGCCCAGAGCCCAAGACCTCCATCAGGCTCCGCTGACCCACCGACCGTGGGACAGAGGGATGGACGCGGGGAAATACGGGCGGGAGGCCTGCTGGGCGGCTGCTGATTCGAGCTGCGTTGCAAGGCGGAAGCCCTCCTTTCCCGGCAGGGCTCTGGCCCCAGCGGACAGTGGCGCCCTGCCAGGTTCCGCCCTGCCCCACGGGGTCCGCGTGGCCTAGAGTCAGTTTAGCCTGACTGTCCTGGCCCGGGCCCCAGAGCCCCAGGATGGGCAGGGCACGTGCTGACGTGGGATACCTAGCTTCTAACCCAGgctgtcttttctttaaaattatgtttaattgttaagtttttttcagtttttaagttttaaCAAAAGCAACACAAAACTTGCTCAAAACGATATAGAATGTCCTTCATAAGCATGATCTTGAGCAACTCAGAAGTACAAACCCATTTCCTGTTGTCTCAGATCCCTTTAGGAACGTTTTTCAATCTTCTACTCTGAGCTAGTACAAATATACAAAACCCACAACTTTTCTGGACTTTAAAATGTGTGCATTCTGCTTGAATAAGTCAAGCAATacttctgtttttgtgttagaTCCTTCGTATTCTTCTGATTGGAAAAGTCATTCAATCAAGTTTTTAGAAATTTTCAAAGCAGAAACATGTAAAACAATAGAAAGCAAATTCCCTACACAGCTTCGCTTTCCCCTCCTACCCTTGCCACGAACTACTATTACGTTTACTGTATCTACTTCCCGACTTTATGTATTGACATATTGCTCTTACCTTTTCAAGAATGTACACCTACCTCACTCTCTTTGGTGACTGAATAGTGGTCTATATATATAGTGACTAATAATGgtcaataatttatttaaccagatCCCTATTGATGGACATTCTGAATGTTTCTAGTTTTTCATATGTCAAAAATTGTTTCAGTGAACATCATTGTACATATGAATTTACAAGTGGCAGAACAGTAGGAATAGTATGACCCCAtctttatttatgaaaacaattacatatacatatacatttagtGTCCAAAGCCAAAACGTTTTACTAATACATGTGATTGATCAAAAAAGTTTAGAGATCAGGGCTCTATGTTACCTTGAGTGTTAAcaatcttaaattttttattgccAATATGATAGGCGATACAGTTCATTATTCTTCTAATTTGCATTCATTTAATTATCAGTGCAGTTGAGCAACTTTTCTAAATTTCTGAAGTTTCCAATATTGTTTTTCTGATGGCTtgtaaaacattaaacattataaatgtttattatgagaaaagtaaaattcCTGGGCTCATAACCCCCAGAGAGAAAGACTGctaatttgcatatgtttttatcaattgtttgcatatatttataagcacaaacatgcatacacacatagatatattTACAAATcgtaaaacaaaaatggaatcagATAAAACTATGCAGtccaggcacgggggctcacgcctgtaatcctagcactttgggaggttgaggcaggcagatcacctgaggtcaggagttcaagaccagcctggccagcatggtgaaaccccgtctctactaaaaatacaaaaattagctgggtgtggtggcacttgcctgtggtcccagctactgaggaggctgatgcaggagaatcgcttgaacccatgggtggaggttgcagtgagccgagatcatgccactgcctgggtgacagagctataccccatctcaaaagcaaacaaacaaacaaaaaacaaataaaaccaaatgaacaaaacaacatATACCCCCACCATTGCTTTTAAACATAATGATATGTCTTGCATATGTTCCCATGTTGATACTTTATTGGCTGTGTGTTATTCCTTATGGATGGCCAATAATTAACTGATCTCCTGTTGATGGATTTTTGGATGGTTTCAAATTTTTCGCAATCATAAGCAATCGTGAGATTAATATTTTGCATGCACATCATTTTACACCTTTCTGATATTTTCCAGGTATACATTCATAGAGGTGGAATTCTTAGGTCAAAGGGTTTTCATGCGAGGATTTTGATACATATTGTCAAACTGCCTTCCACTAGCTTGTACTAATATATACATGAACATACCATCAGCGGTTCCTAACAATTAGCATTCACATTCTTTTAATCATTTGACATTCTGATAGGTGAAAAGggtatctcactgttgttttaatttgcatgttttgATTACTAGCAATGTTGCTCCATTTTAGCCAATGTCTCATTAACAAGGCAAGTCACAGAGCAgattcaagagaaaagaaatacatcCAAATATTAACAGTTCATTTTTATGTGTATCTAGCATTGCACATTTGTATGAATGGAACCACTCTGTCAAAAGTTTTGCCATCttactgggcacagtggtggttacctgtagtcccagcttcttgggaggctgaggtgagagaattgcttgagcccaggagtttgagaccagcttgggcaacatagcaagacccccatctctaaaaataaataaataagtaaattaattcttttaaagttttgcaGTCTTGATTTTAATAGCTATTTCCAATTCCTATGTAAAAAGTTGTACCAGGCTggacgtggtagctcacacctgtaatcccagcactcaggagaccaagacaggaggatcgctggagccttaggagttcgagaacagcctgggtaacataatgagaccctagctctacaaaaaagtaaaaaattaactggacatggtggcacaggtctgtagtcccagttactcaggaggctgaggtgagaggattgcttgagcctgagaggccaaggctgcagtgaggcatgattgtgccactgcgccccagcctgggcaacagagcaagaccttgtctcaaaataaattaaatgaaatgaaaaagttatAACAATTCCCACTCCCTCAGGCAATTTACAAAGCCGTTCATTTATCCATGCCCTCGCCcatattattatgtattattttaatataatgtaaaagaaaatcatcattcttcttattattatttgagacagagtctcgctctgttgcccaggctggagtgcagtggtgcgatcttggctcactgcaagctctgcctcctgggttcacgcgattctcctgcctcagcctcccaagtagctgagattacaggcatatgccaccacacctggctaatttttgtatttttagtagagacggggtttcactatattggccagaccgttctcaaactcctgacctcaggtgatctgcccaccttggcctcccaaagtgctgggattacagacgtgagccaccacgcccaaccctaGTTTTGTTTAATTTACCTATATTTGAATACTGTTGTGGATGAATAttatgcttattggtcatttgtagtGGTGTCAAAAGGAAGGGGAGCCAAATAGGCAGGATGACTGGTGGCTAGGCAGAAGGCTTACAACTAGGCTGTGGAAACGCCAGGGGCGGTGGCTGTGACAGCAAGAAGAGGGCTAGGCAGCCTTCTCCTCGCCTTTTCATAACTCCCTGCCCTTCAGGTTGCCCAGGCCTTGGCCCCTTGGCTCATTTCTATATTAAAATGTTTGCctaggccgggtgccgtggctcaagcctgtaatcccagcactttgggaggccaaggtgggcggatcacaaggtcaggagatcgagaccatcctggctaacatggtgaaactccatctctactaaaaatacaaaaaattagccaggcatggtggcgggcgcctgtagtcccagctacttgggaggctgaggcaggaaaacagtgtgaacccgggaagtggagcttgcagtgagctgaggtcgtgccactgcactccagcctgggcgacagagcaagactccatctcaaaaaaaaaaaaaaaagtttgcctaaGGCAGACAGAACAGCACAAGCAGCCTAAAATTGATAAAATCCCAACGAGAGCCCTAGGAGAGACACAGTGGTCAAAATGGCCTAAAGTAATGCATTAAGCAAAGGAAATGCCTCCTTCTCTCTCACGCTACACACCAAATATGAAACAGTAGAATTAGGCCAAAGTTCTTGTCTTAGGAAAATTATGCAAGTCAtcttttgctcttctttctcacAGTAGAGTGCATATACCTTGATTCTTTTTTCTGAACCACTCGCCCAATATATAtgggaagaggccaggcatggtagctcatgcctgtaatcccagcactttgggaggctgaagcaggagagttgcGTGAGCGCAGGAGTCCAGAACCAGCGTGGGCAATGCTCGAgcttgggagatcaaggctacagtgagctatgatctcaccactgcactccaggctcggtgacagagcaagcctctccctctctctctctctctctctcccccccatatatatatatatatatatatatatatatatatatatacacacacacacacacaaacacacacatatgtatgtatgtatatagatagatacacacacatatatatgttatttacatatgcttatgtatgtgtatatatacatatacatgtacatataggaagaatatagtacatatacatgtaattttttgCGCTGCTACCATTGATCTATAGATAGTAGATTAAAATGTAATCTGAGGTTGTTGTGGTGCAAGATACTCAATTGAACACAGGTATTTACCTTcccaaaacaaatagaaacaattatAAAGAAGTATAAATTCATTCGTAAAAGCAGTGGAGAGGGTGAGGATGGCAGAGCAAAGACTTTGACAGATTCCTGAAATGAATGCTGATGGgatcaaactgaaaaataaatcagagtgTAGTGCACCAATGATTCCCAGGAAAAGGCTGCAGCATAGGTGGAAGCCATTTTCATGGAAGAGGCACCCCCTGCTCTCCAGGTACAGAGagtggaagtgggaggatcacataaAATGAGACGATTATTTGAAGAACTATTTggatctatttctttctcttgaatctgctgtgtgacttgctttggtcaatgggACATTGGTTAAAATGGTGCAAGCAAAAGCTGGAAAAGTGCTTTTGCACTGGGGCTTGCTAGTCTTGGAAACCTGCTGCCATCATGCAAACAAACCAGATGTGGAGAGATACATGCTCCAATCATCCCTTTTGGCCCAACTCATGGCCAACCAATCCCTAGAAGTAGTGTCACTAAAACCAACAGCAGCAGACCACAGACATATGAGTGAGTTCAGCTGATGCAAGCAGAAGAccagcccagctgagcccagcccaaatTGTCAACCCCCAACAATCGTTAACTAAATAAATAGTGGTTGTTTAAGCTTTCAGTGGTTTGTTTCACAGCAAAAACTGATAACCATGTCCCAGAATAGAGCTACTGAGTGACAATCAAAATGGTTTGACCCACAGTGATCTCTCATGGCAATTAATTGATCATAGGAACCCTAGGACTCATATAGAGAGTTGATCTGCTTAACCAAAGGAATTTTGGCAAACAGAAAGTTGGATCACCATGATAGAGTGTCACAGCTTCTCAGTTCATATACCCAGATTCCCTAGAATAAAAGGGAGACTGAGTACCTTGAGGAAGGATGCTATGGCAGCATTGCAATTATGTACTATAAATATTCCCAGCTATCCCCAGCAAAGGTCTGCAGAAATTTACCAAGGTAAATGTTCAAATACACACACTCTTCGGGGATTATGGGACAATAGCTCTGAGCTGTCACTAATCCTGGGAACTCAACAACACTGTTGCCCACAGTC
It includes:
- the SMIM10 gene encoding small integral membrane protein 10; its protein translation is QLNIILKKRQPGLEARYPTSARALPILGLWGPGQDSQAKLTLGHADPVGQGGTWQGATVRWGQSPAGKGGLPPCNAARISSRPAGLPPVFPRVHPSVPRSVGQRSLMEVLGSGHYVGGGIRSMAAAALSGLAVRLSRSQGTRGSYGAFCKTLTRTLLTFFDLAWRLRKNYFYFYILASVILNVHLQVYI